One window of Robiginitalea biformata HTCC2501 genomic DNA carries:
- a CDS encoding serine hydrolase domain-containing protein: protein MNTQLKWPLLLFAGLMLGLTACKTEPEAHSASNASAPDRPVSDTYQPARFEEDNRAERIRSLAPDMQRLIEEHAAERHIPGIAYGVVVDDELVVSGATGVLDIESERPATTSSAFRIASMTKSFTAMAIVKLRDEGRLALADPAEKYIPEMAGLEYLTSDAPAITIENLLTMTAGFPEDNPWGDRQLDETDQMLTDLMAGGVSFSNPASFAFEYSNTGYALLGKIISEVSGQPYQEYIREEILLPLGMTRTYWEYDSVPADILAHGYRWEDEQWKPEPILHDGSYGAMGGLITTIEDFSKYVSFHLSAWPPRSAPDEGPVKRSSLRDMQQPRFSRLYAEAKDWNGEDCAVMSGYALGLGSATFCNGLRQVSHGGALPGYGSNYVFFPDYGIGVMAFGNRTYTSPYSLGPVYRKIFDSLQVKPRALPVSDILKTRKEEVAQWVRSGDPQVEARIMAENFFMDQSREHRRSEIAEVLEEAGDISSVGELEPENQLRGRFRMQAANGEVVVFFTLTPEADPKVQQLDVSFEGENED from the coding sequence ATGAACACGCAACTTAAATGGCCGCTCCTCCTGTTCGCAGGCTTGATGCTGGGCCTGACAGCCTGTAAAACCGAACCGGAGGCCCATTCGGCTTCAAACGCGTCCGCCCCGGACCGCCCGGTATCGGACACCTACCAGCCCGCCCGCTTTGAGGAGGACAACCGGGCCGAAAGGATCCGGAGCCTCGCCCCCGACATGCAACGACTCATCGAGGAGCACGCTGCAGAGCGTCACATCCCCGGCATTGCCTACGGCGTCGTTGTGGACGACGAACTGGTCGTGTCCGGCGCCACGGGCGTGCTCGACATCGAATCCGAGCGACCGGCCACCACCTCTTCCGCCTTCCGGATTGCTTCCATGACCAAGAGCTTTACGGCCATGGCCATCGTGAAATTGCGGGATGAAGGCCGCCTGGCCCTGGCAGACCCGGCCGAAAAATACATCCCGGAGATGGCCGGTCTTGAATACCTCACCAGCGATGCCCCCGCCATTACCATCGAAAACCTGCTGACGATGACTGCCGGCTTCCCGGAAGACAACCCCTGGGGCGACCGGCAACTGGACGAAACGGACCAGATGCTCACCGACCTGATGGCCGGCGGGGTCTCCTTCAGCAACCCGGCCTCCTTTGCATTTGAGTACAGCAATACGGGGTATGCCTTGCTGGGCAAGATCATCTCGGAGGTTTCCGGGCAGCCCTACCAGGAGTACATCCGGGAAGAAATCCTGCTGCCCCTGGGCATGACCCGGACCTATTGGGAATACGACAGCGTGCCGGCCGACATCCTGGCCCATGGCTATCGGTGGGAAGACGAACAATGGAAGCCGGAGCCCATTTTACACGACGGGTCGTATGGCGCCATGGGTGGGCTCATCACCACCATTGAGGACTTCAGCAAGTATGTGAGCTTCCACCTGTCTGCCTGGCCGCCCCGGAGCGCCCCGGATGAGGGACCGGTGAAGCGAAGTTCTTTGCGGGACATGCAGCAACCGCGTTTCTCCCGTTTGTACGCGGAGGCCAAAGACTGGAATGGGGAAGACTGCGCCGTGATGTCCGGCTACGCACTTGGCCTGGGAAGCGCTACATTTTGCAACGGCCTCCGACAGGTCTCCCACGGGGGCGCCCTGCCCGGATACGGCAGCAACTATGTGTTTTTTCCGGACTACGGGATCGGGGTCATGGCCTTCGGCAACCGCACCTACACCTCCCCGTACTCCCTCGGGCCCGTCTACCGCAAAATCTTCGATTCGCTCCAGGTAAAGCCGCGCGCCCTGCCGGTGTCGGATATCCTTAAAACCCGCAAGGAGGAAGTAGCCCAGTGGGTCCGCAGCGGCGATCCGCAGGTGGAAGCCCGCATCATGGCCGAAAACTTCTTTATGGACCAGAGCAGGGAACACCGCCGGTCTGAAATCGCGGAAGTCCTGGAGGAAGCCGGGGACATTTCGTCCGTGGGCGAATTAGAGCCGGAAAACCAGCTCCGCGGACGGTTCCGCATGCAGGCCGCAAACGGGGAGGTGGTTGTATTCTTTACCCTTACCCCGGAGGCCGACCCGAAGGTGCAGCAACTGGACGTGAGTTTTGAAGGCGAAAATGAGGATTAA
- a CDS encoding porin family protein codes for MKKLLIFCLVLGAFQLQAQDRDITFGVKAGANFSNLKLDFDGDGISPDGATSIFVGGYVDIGIAEKLNFQPELQYSIEGAKDASVSFINLPLMLKYYVVDGFNVQAGPQIGFLVDAEDGDTDGLKSTNFALNFGAAYELPAGFFVDARYNLGLSNIAEEEPGFEDISLKTKGFQLGVGYRF; via the coding sequence ATGAAAAAACTCTTGATTTTTTGCCTGGTTTTAGGGGCCTTCCAGCTGCAGGCCCAGGACCGCGACATCACCTTTGGCGTGAAGGCCGGGGCGAACTTTTCCAACCTGAAGCTCGACTTTGACGGCGACGGGATTTCCCCGGACGGTGCCACGAGCATTTTTGTCGGCGGCTACGTGGATATCGGCATTGCTGAAAAGCTGAACTTTCAACCCGAATTGCAATATTCCATTGAAGGGGCGAAAGATGCCAGCGTGAGCTTTATCAACCTCCCGCTCATGCTGAAGTACTACGTCGTGGATGGATTTAACGTGCAGGCGGGCCCGCAAATCGGCTTCCTGGTGGATGCCGAAGACGGGGATACCGACGGCCTTAAATCCACCAACTTTGCGCTGAACTTTGGGGCGGCCTATGAGTTGCCGGCCGGTTTCTTTGTGGATGCCCGGTACAACCTGGGGCTGTCCAACATCGCCGAAGAGGAGCCCGGTTTTGAGGACATCTCCTTAAAAACCAAAGGCTTCCAACTCGGGGTCGGCTACCGGTTCTGA